In Chryseobacterium gotjawalense, the following are encoded in one genomic region:
- a CDS encoding L-threonylcarbamoyladenylate synthase yields MAKILKIYPDNPQENLLDEVVRTLKNGGLIIYPSDTVYALGCNIFDIRAMEKLAQIKKIKLEKAHFSIICNDLSHLSEFSRPIDTSTFRYLKNNVPGPFTFILEANKNLPLAYKGKKTVGIRVPDHIIPQLIVQKLGHPIASTSIKDDDEVIEYSTDPELIAEKYDHLVDIVIDCGYGDNVASTIVDLTSGEPEILRQGKGIL; encoded by the coding sequence ATGGCAAAAATTCTAAAAATATATCCCGACAATCCACAGGAAAACCTGCTCGACGAGGTAGTTCGTACGTTAAAAAATGGTGGATTGATTATTTACCCTTCCGATACTGTTTACGCGTTGGGTTGCAATATTTTTGATATCCGGGCAATGGAAAAGCTCGCGCAGATCAAAAAAATCAAGTTGGAAAAAGCCCATTTTTCAATCATCTGTAACGATTTAAGTCACCTGTCTGAATTTTCGCGACCGATTGACACCAGTACTTTCCGGTATTTGAAAAATAATGTCCCAGGACCATTTACATTCATTTTAGAAGCCAACAAAAACTTACCGCTTGCTTACAAAGGAAAAAAAACGGTCGGAATCCGCGTTCCTGACCATATCATCCCGCAGCTGATTGTTCAGAAATTAGGCCACCCGATTGCCTCTACCTCGATTAAAGATGATGATGAAGTAATCGAGTATTCCACGGATCCCGAACTGATTGCCGAGAAATATGATCATTTGGTCGATATCGTGATCGATTGTGGTTACGGCGATAATGTCGCTTCTACGATTGTGGATCTTACCAGCGGCGAACCCGAAATTCTTCGTCAAGGGAAAGGTATTCTTTAG
- a CDS encoding AAA family ATPase — MIPVQLTLEGLYSYQERQTIDFKSLTESGLFGIFGSVGSGKSSILEAISFALYGETERLNARDKRAYNMMNLKSNRSFIEFDFFNFENKKFRATREFKRNSKNFDDVKPSNVVFYEWKENRWEPLEHVNPEKIINLTYANFKRTIIIPQGQFKEFLELGATDRTNMMKEIFNLYRFDLQNNVSGLNAKNKSELDQLEGQLKGFEEINEEQIAAQKENLTLLQVKFEEAKNEFNKIDKKYQLQKNLKTDFELLNEKQESFKKLSFEKIDIDLLEKQTERFEQIFRLFSPLIGEKNKLQKEIDSKNHEKEIQGKNLAETERKFNVLKESITAILPQYEVLEQSKIKENDLRLILQMLRFSAEIEILKSRTENGVKEVEKVSENQKTIRNKIDVLVKNSELLKSQRLDAQLLLNVGNWFSKKRNLTEILQAQLKKTDDLNSEIHNISEELKPFTIDVETFKNDFKLKNDALENQKKNLSEKRNQLEVQQKLAHFANELHDGESCPLCGALDHPDIVEFEDVKSELSAIAEQIIKFENQQKELQQTSSEIEKILEKKKFFESQLKTEKEAFDQIKTEVDTHQNNFSWEEFNAENEADFESKRNHSFDLEKQIEALSQEISQQQKNLEKERESLDKFNKALEDFKLKEKEVETKFKTNQSNLKNLLWEDFREKSVDEVEERFQNLSQSNLKTEQDYQNLIQQEKELSPKFAEQKAVSEQLGKRIAELEEEISENRTVLIQYLTDQKFNNLEEVETILAQELNVQEGRNQIQKFRIDFETLKNGVEELSLKLKGFSFDKEQFVALEMQFKTGENELKTANDNVVKLASEIDRLEKEFKKKEDLLKESAKLQKRADHLKIMTNLFKGAGFVQYVSSIYLRQLCDHANIRFHRMTRNQLSLQLNENNDFEIVDFLNEGRSRSVKTLSGGQSFQVSLSLALALAESVQANAQAEKNFFFIDEGFGTQDLESVNVVFETLTNLQKENRIVGIISHVEELKEKMPVSLNIIKDEERGSLIF; from the coding sequence ATGATTCCAGTTCAACTCACGCTCGAAGGTTTATATTCTTATCAGGAAAGACAGACCATTGATTTTAAAAGTCTTACAGAATCAGGTCTATTCGGCATTTTCGGCTCAGTCGGTTCCGGAAAATCATCCATTTTGGAAGCGATCTCGTTTGCTTTATATGGCGAAACAGAACGGCTGAATGCAAGAGACAAACGGGCTTACAATATGATGAATCTGAAATCAAACCGGTCTTTCATTGAATTTGATTTCTTCAATTTTGAAAATAAGAAATTTCGGGCGACCAGAGAATTTAAACGGAATTCTAAAAACTTTGACGATGTGAAACCATCGAATGTTGTTTTTTATGAATGGAAAGAAAACCGCTGGGAACCTTTGGAACATGTAAATCCGGAAAAAATAATTAATCTTACGTATGCGAATTTTAAACGAACGATTATTATTCCCCAAGGCCAGTTCAAAGAGTTTCTGGAACTGGGCGCGACTGACAGAACGAATATGATGAAAGAGATTTTCAATCTGTATCGGTTTGATCTGCAGAATAATGTTTCAGGTTTGAATGCCAAAAACAAATCTGAACTGGATCAGTTAGAAGGTCAGCTGAAAGGTTTTGAAGAAATAAATGAAGAACAGATTGCTGCTCAGAAAGAAAATTTAACCTTGCTTCAGGTAAAGTTTGAGGAGGCAAAAAATGAATTTAATAAAATTGATAAGAAATATCAGCTTCAAAAGAATCTTAAAACAGATTTTGAACTGTTAAATGAAAAGCAGGAAAGCTTTAAAAAACTTTCGTTTGAAAAAATAGATATTGATTTATTAGAGAAACAAACAGAACGGTTTGAGCAGATTTTCAGATTGTTCAGTCCTTTGATTGGCGAGAAAAATAAACTTCAAAAAGAAATTGATTCTAAAAATCACGAGAAAGAAATTCAGGGTAAAAATTTAGCAGAAACTGAACGGAAATTTAATGTATTGAAAGAAAGCATTACAGCAATTTTGCCTCAATATGAAGTTCTGGAACAGTCTAAAATTAAGGAAAATGATCTGCGTTTGATCCTGCAAATGCTCAGGTTTTCAGCCGAAATAGAAATTCTCAAATCCCGAACTGAAAATGGCGTAAAAGAAGTAGAAAAGGTTTCTGAAAATCAAAAAACAATCAGGAATAAAATTGATGTTTTGGTGAAAAATTCAGAGCTTTTGAAATCGCAAAGATTGGATGCTCAATTATTATTAAATGTCGGAAACTGGTTTTCTAAAAAGAGAAACTTAACGGAAATTCTTCAAGCCCAACTCAAGAAAACAGATGATTTAAATTCAGAAATTCATAACATTTCTGAGGAATTGAAACCTTTTACTATTGATGTTGAAACTTTTAAAAATGATTTTAAACTGAAGAATGATGCTTTAGAAAATCAGAAAAAAAACCTTTCAGAAAAAAGAAATCAGTTGGAAGTTCAGCAGAAACTGGCGCATTTTGCCAATGAACTTCACGACGGAGAATCCTGTCCGCTTTGTGGCGCTTTGGATCATCCGGATATTGTAGAATTTGAAGATGTGAAAAGTGAACTTTCTGCAATTGCTGAGCAAATTATTAAGTTTGAAAACCAGCAGAAAGAGCTGCAACAGACAAGTTCTGAAATTGAAAAGATTCTGGAGAAAAAGAAATTCTTTGAAAGCCAGTTAAAAACAGAAAAAGAAGCTTTTGATCAGATAAAAACGGAAGTTGATACTCATCAAAATAATTTTAGCTGGGAAGAATTTAATGCTGAAAATGAAGCTGATTTTGAATCGAAACGAAACCATTCTTTTGACCTCGAAAAACAAATTGAAGCGCTAAGCCAGGAGATTTCTCAGCAGCAGAAAAATCTTGAGAAAGAGCGTGAAAGCCTGGATAAATTCAATAAAGCGTTAGAAGATTTCAAATTAAAGGAAAAGGAAGTTGAGACGAAATTCAAAACCAATCAGTCAAATTTAAAGAATTTATTATGGGAAGATTTTCGCGAGAAATCTGTGGATGAAGTGGAAGAGCGTTTTCAGAATCTGTCACAATCAAATCTGAAAACGGAACAGGATTACCAAAATTTAATTCAACAGGAAAAAGAACTTTCGCCGAAGTTTGCTGAGCAGAAAGCGGTTTCTGAACAATTGGGAAAACGAATTGCGGAACTTGAAGAAGAAATTTCAGAAAACAGGACTGTTTTAATTCAATACTTAACAGATCAGAAATTTAATAATTTAGAAGAAGTTGAAACCATTTTAGCTCAGGAACTCAATGTTCAGGAGGGAAGAAATCAGATTCAGAAATTTAGAATTGATTTTGAAACTTTGAAAAATGGAGTGGAGGAGTTGTCCTTGAAACTGAAAGGTTTTTCTTTTGATAAAGAACAGTTTGTTGCCCTCGAAATGCAGTTTAAAACGGGTGAAAATGAGCTGAAAACCGCTAATGATAATGTGGTAAAACTGGCTTCGGAAATCGACAGACTTGAAAAAGAATTTAAGAAAAAAGAGGATCTTTTGAAAGAATCAGCGAAACTTCAGAAGCGTGCCGATCATCTGAAAATAATGACCAATCTCTTTAAAGGAGCGGGTTTTGTGCAATATGTTTCTTCGATTTATTTAAGGCAGTTGTGCGATCATGCCAATATTCGCTTTCACCGGATGACCCGAAATCAATTGAGTCTTCAGCTTAATGAAAATAATGATTTTGAAATCGTGGATTTCCTGAATGAAGGCAGAAGCAGAAGTGTGAAAACCTTGTCCGGCGGTCAGTCTTTCCAGGTTTCTTTAAGTCTGGCTTTGGCTTTGGCAGAAAGTGTTCAGGCGAATGCGCAGGCTGAAAAGAATTTCTTTTTTATCGATGAAGGTTTCGGAACTCAGGATTTGGAATCGGTGAATGTCGTATTTGAAACCCTGACCAATTTGCAAAAAGAAAATAGAATCGTTGGCATTATTTCCCATGTTGAAGAACTGAAAGAAAAAATGCCGGTTTCTCTGAATATCATCAAAGACGAAGAAAGAGGGAGTTTGATTTTTTAA
- a CDS encoding copper-transporting P-type ATPase, which translates to MSPSNIPPSERISPSSVYYCPMECEGEKVYFTPGKRCPVCNMYLVPIEERADYQNKPQTFSKTNLPESFGDKIGEYFCPMFCESDKTYPSDVGCPVCHMHLEEITQDLVNASSHHHHNSEKKAEPVIDQVNNAGKYYCPMFCEGDKVYDSNVGCPVCGMDLVKIPEKGEKSSGDDTFKLLRTKFLTALVFTIPVFILSMGGMWFEFPFSNKTQGILELLLSVPVIFYAGWFLLKRGWISFKTWNLNMFSLIALGAAAAFIFSLLALLFPEILPHEITHGGKIPLYFESVSVILTLVIMGQMLEARAHQKTGKAIEELMNLSPDEANLIINNMERKVPLSEVRIGNILRVKPGEKIPVDGKITEGNSNVDESMITGEPVPVEKTPGMMVTSGTINGNGSFLMKAEKVGDQTLLSQIIKMVNDATKSKAPIQKLADKISKVFVPTVIGISILTFIFWRIFGGENALIYALVNAVAVLIVACPCALGLATPMSLTVGIAKGAKNGILIKNAEALEQMHKVNVLITDKTGTLTEGKPKLDEVIASGNNDKNWVLKLAASLNQNSEHPLSNAVLTEFKKENQDFEKVENFENISGKGVKGSVKGETILLGNNSLLKQFNIEIPDSLEQKIQENEDQAKTISFLVKGNHVLGILSFSDNIKESSKRAIQFLKENNVEVIMMTGDNEHTAKAVAHELGIAKYFANCLPQDKLAEIKRLQSEGKIVAMAGDGINDAPALAQANVGIAMGTGTAVAIESAQITLLKGDILGVAKAKILSEKLLKNITENLFFAFIYNTLGIPVAAGLLYPVFGILMSPMIAAAAMSFSSLSVILNSLRLNSTHLKID; encoded by the coding sequence ATGTCTCCATCAAACATACCTCCGTCCGAAAGGATTTCGCCAAGTTCCGTTTATTATTGCCCCATGGAATGTGAAGGTGAAAAAGTGTATTTTACACCGGGAAAACGTTGCCCTGTCTGCAATATGTATCTGGTTCCTATCGAGGAAAGAGCTGATTATCAAAATAAACCACAGACTTTTTCAAAAACGAACCTTCCTGAAAGTTTTGGCGATAAAATCGGGGAATATTTTTGTCCGATGTTTTGCGAAAGCGATAAAACCTACCCTTCTGATGTAGGTTGCCCGGTCTGCCACATGCATCTCGAAGAAATCACGCAGGATCTGGTGAATGCGTCATCCCATCATCATCACAACAGTGAAAAAAAAGCAGAACCGGTGATTGATCAGGTAAATAACGCAGGAAAGTATTACTGCCCAATGTTTTGCGAAGGCGACAAAGTCTATGATTCCAACGTAGGTTGCCCGGTTTGTGGAATGGATCTGGTTAAAATTCCAGAAAAAGGAGAAAAATCTTCCGGTGATGATACTTTTAAACTGTTAAGAACTAAATTTCTGACCGCGCTGGTTTTCACCATTCCTGTTTTCATTTTATCGATGGGAGGAATGTGGTTTGAATTTCCTTTTTCAAATAAAACGCAGGGAATCCTAGAACTTTTACTGTCGGTTCCCGTGATTTTTTATGCGGGTTGGTTTTTATTAAAAAGAGGCTGGATTTCCTTTAAAACCTGGAATCTCAATATGTTCTCGCTGATAGCATTAGGAGCAGCCGCCGCTTTCATATTCAGTTTGCTCGCTTTATTATTCCCGGAAATTTTACCGCACGAAATTACACATGGCGGAAAAATACCGCTTTACTTCGAGTCCGTTTCTGTGATCTTGACTTTGGTGATTATGGGCCAGATGCTCGAAGCCAGAGCGCACCAGAAAACCGGAAAAGCGATCGAGGAATTAATGAACCTTTCTCCTGATGAAGCCAATCTTATCATTAATAATATGGAGCGAAAAGTTCCGCTTTCTGAAGTTCGAATTGGAAATATATTACGGGTAAAACCGGGAGAAAAAATTCCGGTTGACGGAAAAATTACCGAAGGAAATTCGAATGTTGACGAAAGCATGATTACGGGCGAACCAGTTCCGGTAGAGAAAACCCCGGGAATGATGGTGACCTCCGGAACGATCAACGGAAACGGCAGCTTTCTGATGAAAGCCGAAAAAGTAGGCGACCAAACTTTGCTTTCGCAAATCATTAAGATGGTGAATGACGCAACCAAAAGTAAAGCTCCGATACAAAAGTTAGCCGATAAAATATCAAAAGTTTTTGTTCCCACCGTCATCGGAATTTCAATTTTGACTTTTATATTCTGGCGGATTTTCGGCGGAGAAAATGCCTTGATTTATGCTTTGGTCAACGCTGTTGCCGTTTTAATTGTGGCCTGCCCATGCGCTTTAGGTTTGGCAACGCCGATGTCCTTAACCGTCGGAATTGCGAAAGGTGCGAAAAACGGAATTCTCATTAAGAATGCGGAAGCACTTGAACAAATGCATAAAGTAAATGTGCTGATTACCGATAAAACAGGTACTTTAACAGAGGGAAAACCAAAACTGGACGAAGTAATTGCGTCAGGGAATAATGATAAAAATTGGGTTTTGAAATTGGCGGCTTCTCTTAATCAAAATTCTGAACACCCACTTTCGAATGCAGTTTTAACTGAATTTAAAAAAGAAAATCAGGATTTTGAAAAGGTTGAAAACTTTGAAAACATTTCCGGAAAAGGCGTAAAAGGATCAGTTAAGGGTGAAACTATTTTGTTGGGAAATAATTCTCTTTTAAAACAGTTTAACATTGAAATTCCAGATTCTTTAGAGCAGAAAATTCAGGAAAATGAAGATCAGGCGAAAACCATTTCTTTTTTAGTAAAAGGAAATCATGTTTTAGGAATCCTCAGTTTTTCAGATAATATTAAAGAAAGTTCGAAACGCGCTATTCAGTTTTTGAAAGAGAATAATGTGGAAGTGATAATGATGACCGGCGATAATGAACACACCGCAAAAGCTGTTGCGCATGAATTGGGGATTGCAAAATATTTCGCAAACTGTCTTCCGCAGGATAAATTAGCAGAAATTAAACGGCTTCAGAGCGAAGGAAAAATCGTAGCGATGGCGGGCGATGGAATCAATGATGCTCCGGCTCTCGCACAAGCCAACGTAGGAATTGCGATGGGAACCGGAACTGCCGTTGCCATCGAAAGCGCCCAAATCACTTTATTGAAAGGAGATATTTTAGGCGTTGCAAAAGCGAAAATTTTAAGTGAGAAATTACTGAAAAACATCACAGAGAATTTATTCTTTGCCTTCATTTATAATACCTTGGGAATTCCTGTTGCGGCAGGCTTGCTCTACCCTGTTTTCGGTATTCTGATGAGTCCGATGATTGCGGCTGCAGCGATGAGTTTCAGTTCGCTTTCGGTGATTTTAAATTCTTTAAGATTGAACAGTACTCACTTGAAAATCGATTAA
- a CDS encoding glycoside hydrolase family 10 protein translates to MNIRNLQYTLLVATAIFINSCSTQKPAKQVAKKPVTTTKPLPAKPGQPLPDSEKKITLNLPEVNREFRAAWIATVANINWPSKNNLTSQQQKDEAIKILDLLKDANFNAVIFQARPSADAMYKSDLEPWSYFLTGSIGKAPAPFYDPLEFWITEAHRRGMELHVWLNPYRAHHTTGGPITEESVIKKMPDQIVKLRNGMYWMDPSDGKTQDHASKVIKDLVKRYDIDAVHIDDYFYPYKEYNGGKDFPDNKTWNDYLKQGGNLSRADWRRANVNKFIKRIHDEIKAEKSYVQFGISPFGIWKPGFPEGIKGSSQYDELYADAKLWLNQGWLDYFSPQLYWKNDGPQSFPALLKWWESENTQKRHLYPGLNTIGLNGVSDRPAEIVSQINLTRQILKNNSGSVHYSVDGLSKNAAMFNAVKNAYQTQALIPRTPWIKSKPLDKPNLSVENNGNSVNIKWNALDAPNVFQWILYVKNGDTWETEILEKDIVSRNLPLTKNGKKLNTIALKSVDRLGNESDYDAKKL, encoded by the coding sequence ATGAATATCCGAAACTTACAATATACCCTACTGGTTGCAACAGCAATTTTCATCAATTCCTGTTCTACCCAAAAACCTGCGAAACAGGTTGCTAAAAAGCCAGTGACGACCACGAAACCTTTGCCCGCAAAACCTGGCCAACCTCTGCCTGATTCCGAGAAAAAAATCACCCTCAACCTTCCGGAAGTGAACCGTGAATTCCGGGCTGCGTGGATTGCCACGGTGGCAAATATCAACTGGCCTTCCAAAAACAATCTGACAAGTCAGCAACAAAAAGACGAAGCCATCAAAATTTTGGATCTGTTGAAAGACGCCAATTTCAATGCGGTGATTTTTCAGGCACGTCCTTCTGCAGATGCAATGTATAAAAGCGATCTGGAACCCTGGTCTTATTTCCTGACCGGTTCTATAGGAAAAGCTCCCGCTCCTTTTTATGATCCGTTAGAATTCTGGATTACAGAAGCCCACCGGCGGGGAATGGAACTGCATGTCTGGCTAAATCCCTACCGCGCTCATCACACCACTGGCGGGCCGATTACCGAAGAATCAGTTATTAAGAAAATGCCTGACCAAATCGTCAAACTCCGCAACGGGATGTACTGGATGGATCCGTCTGACGGGAAAACGCAGGATCATGCTTCAAAAGTGATTAAAGATCTGGTCAAACGCTATGATATCGATGCAGTCCATATCGACGATTATTTTTATCCTTATAAAGAATATAATGGCGGGAAAGATTTCCCGGACAACAAAACCTGGAACGATTATCTAAAGCAAGGCGGAAACCTCTCGCGGGCAGACTGGCGAAGAGCAAACGTGAATAAATTCATCAAAAGAATTCATGATGAAATCAAAGCCGAAAAAAGTTACGTGCAGTTTGGAATCAGCCCTTTTGGAATCTGGAAACCCGGTTTTCCGGAAGGAATCAAAGGTTCCTCCCAATATGATGAATTATACGCTGATGCCAAATTATGGCTGAACCAAGGCTGGCTGGATTATTTCTCGCCCCAACTCTACTGGAAAAATGACGGCCCCCAAAGTTTCCCAGCGCTGCTGAAATGGTGGGAAAGTGAGAACACGCAGAAACGTCATCTTTATCCGGGTCTGAACACGATTGGGCTGAATGGTGTGAGTGACCGTCCGGCAGAAATCGTATCCCAAATTAACCTGACGCGCCAGATTTTAAAAAACAATTCGGGCTCGGTACATTACAGCGTCGATGGATTATCAAAAAATGCGGCCATGTTCAACGCGGTGAAAAATGCGTATCAAACGCAGGCATTGATTCCCAGAACACCTTGGATTAAATCAAAACCTTTAGACAAGCCCAATCTTTCTGTTGAAAATAACGGCAATTCTGTGAATATCAAATGGAATGCTTTGGATGCTCCGAATGTTTTTCAATGGATTCTGTATGTGAAAAATGGTGACACCTGGGAAACTGAAATTTTAGAAAAAGATATCGTTTCCAGGAATTTACCTTTAACTAAAAATGGAAAAAAACTGAATACGATTGCACTGAAATCGGTGGACCGGCTAGGAAATGAAAGCGACTATGACGCGAAGAAGCTATAG
- the yaaA gene encoding peroxide stress protein YaaA gives MKIITSPAKLMNIENSSEFLKPTHPNFIDHADFILKTLKQKSPKYLSELMEISPKLADENWERNQNWKAKPSSKESAPALMAFSGEVYRGLDAKSLDEKSIKYLQKNYRILSGLYGLLRPSDKVMLYRLEMGRKFEFDQYKNLYEFWKDKVTEQLNSELKSKDIVLNLASKEYFKVIDKTKLKAPIIDFDFYEYKEGKLKTIVVYTKHARGLVTRYCAQNEVKTLDEVKGFNLENYRIAEELSTETKLVFTR, from the coding sequence ATGAAAATCATTACATCGCCGGCAAAACTCATGAACATTGAAAATTCCAGTGAATTTCTAAAACCAACACATCCGAACTTCATTGACCATGCCGACTTTATACTAAAAACTTTAAAACAGAAGTCTCCCAAATATTTATCAGAGCTCATGGAGATTTCACCAAAACTTGCTGATGAGAATTGGGAACGAAACCAAAATTGGAAGGCAAAACCTTCATCCAAAGAATCTGCGCCAGCTTTAATGGCTTTCAGCGGCGAAGTTTATCGTGGTTTAGATGCGAAATCACTGGACGAAAAATCAATCAAATATCTCCAGAAAAATTACCGTATACTTTCAGGATTGTACGGATTGTTAAGACCTTCAGATAAAGTAATGCTTTACCGTTTGGAAATGGGTCGGAAATTTGAGTTTGACCAATACAAAAACCTCTATGAATTCTGGAAAGACAAAGTTACAGAGCAACTTAACAGTGAATTAAAATCAAAAGATATTGTTCTGAATTTAGCTAGTAAAGAATATTTCAAAGTCATTGATAAAACAAAATTAAAAGCACCGATTATCGATTTTGATTTCTATGAATATAAAGAGGGAAAACTGAAGACCATTGTGGTTTACACCAAACATGCAAGAGGTTTAGTCACCAGATATTGTGCTCAGAATGAGGTAAAAACATTAGATGAAGTAAAAGGATTTAACCTTGAAAACTACCGTATTGCTGAAGAACTTTCCACAGAAACAAAACTTGTTTTTACAAGATAA
- a CDS encoding acyl-CoA thioesterase has protein sequence MNYHTRKWIKPEDLNPNHTLFGGRLLQWIDEEAALYAIVQLETPRCVTKYISEINFISSAKQGDIIEIGIEAIDFGNTSITLRCEVRNMMTRQTIITIDKIIFVGVNMEGKPTKHGKTKIEFIADRLKNQDEDQY, from the coding sequence ATGAACTATCATACCAGAAAATGGATCAAACCGGAAGATTTAAATCCTAATCATACTTTATTTGGAGGTCGACTGTTGCAGTGGATCGACGAAGAAGCTGCACTTTATGCGATAGTACAACTCGAAACACCGCGTTGTGTCACCAAATATATTTCGGAAATTAACTTCATCAGTTCCGCTAAGCAGGGCGATATTATTGAAATCGGGATTGAGGCCATAGATTTCGGAAATACGAGTATCACTTTACGGTGTGAAGTCCGGAATATGATGACGCGACAAACTATTATTACCATTGATAAAATTATATTCGTCGGGGTTAATATGGAAGGAAAACCAACAAAGCACGGTAAAACCAAAATTGAATTTATTGCCGACCGGTTAAAAAATCAAGATGAAGATCAATATTAA
- a CDS encoding metallophosphoesterase family protein: MKILHTADWHLGKRLDRFSRLEEQVLVLNEIIAIADEQNVDLVLVAGDLFDTFNPSVDAIELFYKTLKRLSLKGKRPVIAISGNHDAPNLIDAPNPLARECGIILIGHPNAEVHPFELENFKITNSAQGFLELKLNGFDFPIRILHTPYANEIRLKEYFGENKEQALNLVLAANWARIADEFCDENGVNLLMAHLYMNKKGTEILEEPDGEKPIKIGNADLIFSETIPPQIQYTALGHLHGFQNIGTPEKPVVYSSSPLCYSFSEAGQTKYISIIEAEPNKAVSFEKIPLKNGKPLFRKTFDSVEKTIDWLTENPNSLVELTLESETFLKAEERKQIYQSHGGIVHLIPKVKSQEFTENNLHEINLDQDIQSLFQDYFKSKNNGQQANEDLLNLLNEILNP; encoded by the coding sequence ATGAAAATTCTGCATACCGCCGATTGGCATTTGGGTAAACGGTTAGACCGTTTTTCGCGTCTGGAAGAACAGGTTTTAGTTTTGAATGAAATAATAGCAATTGCCGATGAACAGAACGTAGATTTAGTTCTTGTCGCTGGAGACTTGTTTGATACTTTTAATCCTAGTGTCGACGCGATTGAATTGTTTTATAAAACGCTGAAACGTTTATCATTAAAGGGAAAACGGCCGGTTATTGCAATTTCCGGAAATCACGATGCTCCCAATTTGATCGATGCTCCCAATCCTTTGGCACGCGAATGCGGTATCATTCTCATCGGACATCCCAATGCTGAAGTTCATCCTTTTGAACTCGAAAATTTTAAAATAACGAATTCTGCCCAAGGTTTTTTAGAATTAAAATTGAACGGTTTTGATTTCCCAATCCGGATTTTGCATACGCCTTACGCTAATGAAATCCGGTTAAAAGAATATTTTGGCGAAAATAAAGAACAGGCGCTTAATCTGGTTTTAGCAGCAAACTGGGCAAGGATTGCCGATGAATTCTGCGATGAAAATGGAGTGAATCTTTTGATGGCTCATTTGTATATGAATAAAAAAGGAACTGAGATTCTGGAAGAACCCGATGGAGAGAAACCTATTAAAATCGGAAACGCAGATTTGATTTTTTCAGAAACCATTCCGCCGCAAATTCAATATACCGCTTTGGGACATTTGCATGGTTTTCAAAATATCGGAACTCCGGAAAAACCGGTCGTTTATTCGTCGTCGCCTTTGTGCTACAGTTTCAGTGAAGCGGGTCAGACCAAATATATTTCCATTATTGAAGCTGAACCGAACAAAGCGGTTTCATTTGAGAAAATTCCTTTGAAAAACGGAAAACCTTTGTTTCGGAAAACTTTCGATTCCGTTGAAAAAACAATTGATTGGCTGACTGAGAATCCAAATTCTCTGGTGGAATTGACTTTAGAAAGTGAAACCTTTTTGAAAGCCGAAGAGCGCAAACAGATTTATCAGTCCCACGGCGGAATTGTTCACTTGATTCCGAAAGTTAAAAGCCAGGAATTTACAGAAAATAACTTGCACGAAATCAATCTCGATCAGGATATTCAGTCTTTGTTTCAGGATTATTTTAAATCCAAAAACAATGGGCAACAGGCTAATGAAGACCTTCTTAATTTGTTAAATGAAATTCTAAATCCTTAA
- a CDS encoding helix-turn-helix domain-containing protein, whose translation MKINIKNMVCDRCISAVNTLFKDLKIPISALELGEAETVNLLSQSELTILNDQLKKQGFELLEDAVKTQIEQIKKIIIIEINKLDIDEDFILSKFISTHFGKDYSLLSKTFSMNENVTLEQYFILQKIEKAKELLLYNEFTLTEISQKLGYKSVQHLSAQFKSCTGFNPTSFKKLKSKNRIALDQI comes from the coding sequence ATGAAGATCAATATTAAAAATATGGTTTGTGACCGCTGTATCTCAGCGGTCAATACCCTATTTAAAGATTTGAAAATCCCGATTTCTGCCCTAGAATTGGGTGAAGCAGAAACGGTAAATTTACTTTCTCAATCAGAATTAACAATCCTGAATGATCAATTGAAAAAACAGGGATTTGAGCTTCTTGAAGATGCTGTAAAAACTCAAATTGAACAAATTAAGAAAATCATTATCATAGAAATCAACAAGTTAGATATTGATGAGGATTTTATTTTATCAAAATTCATCAGTACGCATTTTGGAAAAGATTACAGTTTACTTTCAAAAACTTTTTCAATGAATGAAAATGTCACTTTGGAGCAGTATTTTATTCTGCAAAAGATTGAGAAAGCGAAGGAACTTCTTTTATACAACGAATTTACATTGACAGAAATTTCCCAAAAATTAGGCTACAAAAGTGTTCAGCATCTTTCTGCTCAGTTTAAAAGCTGCACAGGATTCAATCCTACTTCCTTTAAAAAACTGAAATCTAAAAACCGTATTGCTCTCGATCAGATTTAA